In the Campylobacter showae genome, one interval contains:
- the gltX gene encoding glutamate--tRNA ligase, translating to MQNSQIVTRFAPSPTGYLHIGGLRTALYNYLYARKNGGKFLLRIEDTDLKRNSEEATQAIKEAFAWCGLDHDGEVTYQSRRFDVYKEYVNKLLAEGKAYKCYMSKDELDALRAEQEARKERPKYDNRYREFTGTPPKGIEPVIRIKAPLSGEIVIDDGIKGEVKFRVEDILDDFIIARSDGTPTYNFTVVIDDALMGVTDVIRGDDHLSNTPKQIVLYDALGFKAPKFYHVAMINGEDGSKLSKRHGATDVMEYKRMGYLPEALLNFLVRLGWSHGNDEIFGMDDMLKYFDPHDINKSSSTYNASKLEWLNAHYIKTLPYERLASEMLEFDIDFKAMPKGEVLLNSLRERSKTLVEMSQSARTIINAPSAYDEKAYAKFITPQSKENLAKFAEILGENLDAKGYEEMTAKFLEANGLKLKDLAQALRIALTGNSVSPGIFEVLEVLGTDETKKRIRNILKENK from the coding sequence ATGCAAAATTCACAAATAGTAACTAGATTTGCCCCCTCTCCGACCGGATATCTGCACATCGGCGGACTAAGAACAGCGCTATATAACTATCTCTACGCGCGCAAAAACGGCGGGAAATTTCTGCTACGCATCGAAGATACCGATCTAAAACGCAACTCCGAAGAAGCGACGCAAGCGATAAAAGAGGCCTTTGCTTGGTGCGGACTAGATCACGACGGCGAGGTGACGTATCAGTCGCGTAGATTCGACGTTTATAAAGAGTACGTAAACAAGCTGCTAGCCGAGGGCAAAGCCTATAAATGCTACATGAGCAAAGACGAGCTAGACGCTCTGCGCGCCGAGCAAGAAGCGAGAAAAGAAAGACCCAAATACGACAATCGCTACCGCGAATTTACGGGTACTCCGCCCAAGGGAATCGAGCCCGTCATCCGTATCAAAGCGCCTCTAAGCGGCGAGATCGTGATAGACGACGGCATAAAAGGCGAGGTCAAATTTAGAGTCGAGGATATCCTGGATGATTTCATCATCGCGCGCTCTGACGGCACGCCGACCTATAACTTCACGGTTGTGATAGACGACGCGCTGATGGGCGTAACCGACGTCATCCGCGGCGACGATCACCTCTCAAATACCCCGAAACAAATCGTGCTCTACGATGCGCTAGGCTTTAAAGCGCCGAAATTTTATCACGTCGCGATGATAAACGGCGAGGACGGCAGCAAGCTAAGCAAACGCCACGGCGCGACTGACGTGATGGAGTATAAGCGCATGGGTTATCTGCCTGAAGCCCTTTTAAATTTCCTCGTACGCCTAGGCTGGAGCCACGGAAACGACGAAATTTTCGGCATGGACGATATGCTAAAGTATTTCGATCCACACGATATAAACAAAAGCTCAAGCACCTATAACGCAAGCAAGCTAGAGTGGCTAAACGCCCACTATATCAAGACTCTACCGTACGAGAGGCTGGCAAGCGAGATGCTTGAGTTTGACATAGATTTTAAAGCGATGCCTAAGGGCGAGGTGCTGTTAAATTCATTGCGCGAGCGCTCAAAAACGCTTGTCGAGATGAGCCAAAGCGCAAGGACGATCATAAACGCTCCAAGCGCATACGACGAGAAAGCGTATGCTAAATTTATCACGCCCCAAAGTAAGGAAAATTTGGCTAAATTTGCCGAAATTTTAGGCGAAAATTTAGACGCAAAAGGCTACGAGGAGATGACGGCTAAATTTTTAGAAGCAAACGGCTTAAAGCTAAAAGACCTAGCTCAGGCGCTTCGCATCGCGCTAACGGGAAACAGCGTAAGCCCGGGGATATTTGAGGTGCTCGAAGTTTTGGGCACGGACGAGACGAAAAAACGAATAAGAAATATTTTAAAGGAGAATAAATGA
- a CDS encoding malic enzyme-like NAD(P)-binding protein, which produces MTHVTNEEALAYHEGGKIEIKVKTPCATAKDLSMAYTPGVAVPCKEIEADNELAYKYTNKANLVAVITDGTAVLGLGDIGAVAGKPVMEGKAVLFKKFANVDAFDIELNEHDPDKIVEICKALAPTFGGINLEDIRAPKCFEIERKLQEAVDIPVMHDDQHGTAMITSAGIINAMEISGKDISKIKIVVSGAGAAGIACAKMYKALGAKNIVMIDSKGVIHKGRTDLTPEKVEFALETADRTLSDAMKGADMFLGLSKPGVVTKEMVASMNDEPIIFALANPTPEIFPEDVASVRNDVMMGTGRSDYPNQVNNVLGFPFIFRGALDVRAKKITENMKMAAARALANLAKEPVPAEVCEAFGVKELKFGKDYIIPKPFDKRVLTAVAPAVAQAAVDDGVARVKDFDVKAYTEKLAKGL; this is translated from the coding sequence ATGACACACGTAACTAACGAAGAGGCTCTCGCGTATCACGAGGGCGGTAAAATAGAGATAAAAGTAAAAACCCCATGCGCCACGGCAAAAGACCTATCTATGGCCTATACGCCGGGCGTTGCGGTACCGTGTAAAGAGATCGAGGCCGACAACGAACTAGCCTACAAATACACCAATAAGGCAAATTTAGTAGCCGTCATCACCGACGGTACAGCCGTGCTAGGCCTAGGCGATATCGGTGCGGTAGCTGGCAAACCCGTGATGGAGGGCAAGGCGGTTTTGTTTAAAAAATTCGCAAACGTAGACGCCTTTGACATCGAGCTAAACGAGCATGATCCCGATAAGATCGTAGAGATCTGCAAAGCCTTAGCTCCGACTTTCGGCGGTATAAATTTAGAAGATATCCGCGCGCCGAAGTGCTTTGAGATCGAGCGCAAGCTACAAGAGGCAGTCGATATCCCGGTCATGCACGACGACCAGCACGGCACGGCGATGATAACAAGTGCGGGCATAATAAACGCGATGGAAATTTCCGGTAAAGACATCTCAAAAATCAAAATCGTAGTTAGCGGCGCGGGCGCGGCTGGTATCGCATGCGCGAAGATGTACAAGGCTCTGGGCGCGAAAAATATCGTAATGATCGACAGTAAAGGCGTGATCCATAAAGGCCGCACCGATCTAACTCCGGAAAAGGTCGAATTCGCCCTTGAAACCGCAGATAGAACGCTATCGGACGCGATGAAGGGCGCGGATATGTTCCTGGGTCTATCAAAACCAGGCGTCGTGACCAAGGAAATGGTCGCGTCGATGAACGACGAGCCGATTATTTTCGCGCTTGCTAACCCGACTCCGGAAATCTTCCCCGAAGACGTCGCTAGCGTACGAAACGACGTAATGATGGGAACCGGCCGCAGCGACTATCCAAACCAGGTAAATAACGTACTTGGCTTTCCGTTTATATTCCGCGGAGCGCTTGACGTCAGAGCCAAAAAAATCACCGAAAATATGAAAATGGCTGCGGCGCGCGCGCTTGCAAATTTGGCTAAAGAGCCGGTACCTGCGGAAGTTTGCGAGGCGTTTGGCGTAAAAGAGCTAAAATTCGGCAAAGACTACATCATACCAAAACCGTTTGACAAACGCGTCCTAACGGCGGTCGCTCCTGCGGTCGCGCAGGCTGCGGTCGACGACGGCGTAGCTAGAGTGAAGGATTTTGACGTAAAAGCCTATACCGAAAAGCTAGCAAAGGGTCTGTAA
- the upp gene encoding uracil phosphoribosyltransferase produces MKNVRLISHPLIEHKLAILRDKNTEPFQFRMLVDEISHLMIFEATRDLALRDVSVQTPVAQAKAKKLATKVMICPILRAALGMLDSVFTIIPDASVGFLGFQRNEKTAEAEFFYAKLPRDAKNRLAIIIDPMFATGGTAIDAVKFLRENGIKQIKFISIIAAPEGLKRFSEVYPDVEVYTAAIDERLNEKNYIVPGLGDAGDRVFNTL; encoded by the coding sequence ATGAAAAACGTCAGGCTCATTTCTCATCCGCTCATCGAGCACAAACTAGCGATTTTAAGGGATAAAAACACTGAGCCGTTTCAGTTTAGGATGCTCGTGGATGAGATCAGCCACCTGATGATATTTGAGGCGACTAGGGATCTGGCGCTGCGCGACGTGAGCGTGCAGACCCCGGTCGCCCAGGCTAAGGCTAAAAAGCTCGCGACAAAGGTGATGATTTGCCCGATTTTGCGAGCGGCTCTGGGTATGCTAGATAGCGTATTTACGATCATCCCCGATGCTAGCGTCGGTTTTTTGGGCTTTCAGCGAAACGAAAAGACCGCGGAGGCGGAGTTTTTCTACGCCAAGCTGCCTCGCGACGCCAAAAACCGCCTAGCCATCATCATCGATCCGATGTTTGCCACCGGCGGCACGGCTATCGACGCGGTTAAATTTTTACGCGAGAACGGCATAAAACAGATCAAATTTATCTCCATCATCGCCGCTCCAGAGGGACTAAAGCGCTTTAGCGAAGTTTACCCGGACGTCGAGGTTTATACAGCTGCGATAGACGAGCGGCTAAACGAGAAAAACTACATCGTGCCGGGTCTTGGCGACGCGGGCGATAGGGTGTTTAATACGCTTTAA
- a CDS encoding ribonuclease domain-containing protein codes for MNKQLIRNVILPLAVLLIAALFKFIVPDSSTAPGQNQPQSEFRGGGAEKNVAAAPSVNVVKEGVYTSKDEVAAYIYRFGGLPRNFITKKEALALGWDAKSGNLWQVVDKKSIGGDRFSNREKKLPEANGRKWFECDIGYRGGRRGAERIVFSNDGLIYYTPDHYENFYLLYERRRQ; via the coding sequence TTGAACAAACAACTCATTAGAAACGTCATCTTGCCGCTGGCTGTTTTGTTGATCGCGGCGCTGTTTAAATTTATCGTCCCGGATAGCTCGACCGCTCCAGGTCAAAATCAGCCGCAAAGCGAATTTAGAGGCGGCGGCGCAGAGAAAAATGTAGCCGCCGCGCCGAGCGTAAATGTCGTAAAAGAGGGCGTCTACACCTCAAAAGACGAGGTTGCGGCGTATATTTATAGATTCGGCGGGTTGCCGCGAAACTTCATCACCAAAAAAGAGGCTCTCGCGCTCGGATGGGACGCTAAAAGCGGCAATCTGTGGCAGGTCGTGGACAAAAAAAGTATCGGCGGCGACCGCTTTTCAAACAGAGAAAAGAAGCTGCCAGAGGCTAACGGTCGCAAGTGGTTTGAGTGCGATATCGGATACCGTGGAGGGCGGCGCGGAGCCGAGCGTATCGTGTTTTCTAACGACGGGCTGATCTACTACACGCCCGATCATTACGAGAACTTTTATCTACTTTATGAGCGGAGGCGGCAGTGA
- a CDS encoding barstar family protein, producing MKIITLNGAKMREKTAAFEYLARKFSLGPEIKNLDALYDALGEINEPTQIKLKNHSSLAALGGYADDLIAVFTDLAEENEWVKFEILS from the coding sequence GTGAAAATCATAACTCTAAACGGCGCGAAAATGCGCGAGAAAACGGCAGCCTTTGAGTATCTGGCGCGAAAATTTAGCCTGGGCCCCGAGATAAAAAACCTCGACGCGCTTTACGACGCGCTCGGCGAGATAAACGAGCCCACGCAAATCAAACTAAAAAATCACTCCTCCCTTGCCGCGCTAGGGGGTTATGCAGACGATCTGATCGCCGTTTTTACCGACCTTGCGGAGGAAAACGAGTGGGTAAAATTTGAGATTTTGTCTTGA
- a CDS encoding NAD(P)H-dependent oxidoreductase yields MKTLVVLSHPNFAASRLNKALANAAKSAGAEVRHLEGLYGTDAMKIDVAAEQEAFLRADRIVFLFPMMGFNVPSMLKAYIDYVLSRGFAYGQGAKIAGKRLQIAVSAGGGLGEYSKHGAIKFSLNEILLPLQCCADFCELVYGRIFASCGVEPGVPDSVIEAHAARFTKLLNDELEEHEYQI; encoded by the coding sequence ATGAAAACGCTAGTAGTTTTATCCCATCCAAATTTCGCCGCCTCTCGCCTAAACAAGGCGCTGGCAAACGCCGCCAAAAGCGCGGGCGCCGAGGTTCGCCATCTAGAGGGACTATACGGCACCGACGCCATGAAAATCGACGTTGCGGCAGAGCAGGAGGCGTTTTTGCGCGCCGATCGCATCGTGTTTTTGTTTCCGATGATGGGCTTTAACGTGCCGTCAATGCTAAAGGCCTACATCGACTACGTGCTCAGCCGCGGCTTTGCCTACGGGCAGGGCGCGAAGATTGCGGGCAAACGGCTGCAAATCGCCGTGAGCGCGGGCGGCGGGCTAGGCGAATACTCCAAGCACGGCGCGATCAAATTTAGCCTAAACGAGATTTTGCTACCGCTTCAGTGCTGCGCGGATTTTTGCGAGCTCGTTTATGGGCGCATTTTTGCTAGCTGCGGCGTGGAGCCGGGCGTGCCTGATAGCGTGATAGAGGCGCATGCGGCGAGATTTACGAAGCTCTTAAACGACGAGCTTGAAGAGCACGAGTATCAAATTTAA
- a CDS encoding MqnA/MqnD/SBP family protein, giving the protein MIFGKIDYLNLLPFHVFLKRSRLSSQDKKIIEFKKGVPSKLNRDLCCRRIDAAVISSIESRKKRYKKVSLGIVAKGDVKSVLVRRGTATRPDPASASSNALAGVLGLEGEVLIGDRALKAYLREGEEAFFDLGRAWRERTGLPFVFGRFSCVKGRGAYERLAREFLRANVKIPNYILAKYAQTRGISADDIKWYLKFISYEIGAKEQKALRIFFKEVRKNGRTAKLLARGER; this is encoded by the coding sequence ATGATTTTTGGCAAGATTGATTATCTAAATTTGCTTCCTTTTCACGTATTTTTAAAGCGCTCGCGCCTAAGCTCGCAGGACAAAAAAATCATCGAATTTAAAAAGGGGGTGCCTAGCAAACTAAACCGCGATCTGTGCTGCCGCAGGATCGACGCAGCCGTGATCTCGAGCATCGAAAGCCGCAAAAAACGCTACAAAAAAGTGAGTCTTGGCATCGTAGCTAAGGGCGACGTCAAAAGCGTGCTCGTGCGAAGGGGCACCGCCACGCGCCCGGATCCAGCGTCTGCGAGCTCAAACGCGCTAGCCGGAGTGCTGGGGCTTGAGGGCGAGGTACTCATCGGCGACCGCGCGCTAAAGGCGTATCTGCGAGAGGGCGAGGAGGCGTTTTTTGATCTGGGGCGGGCATGGCGCGAGCGGACGGGCTTGCCGTTTGTTTTCGGGCGATTTTCCTGCGTGAAGGGGCGTGGCGCGTATGAGCGGCTGGCGCGCGAGTTTTTGCGAGCAAATGTCAAAATCCCAAACTACATCCTCGCCAAATACGCCCAAACTAGGGGCATCAGCGCGGATGATATCAAATGGTATCTCAAATTTATCAGCTACGAAATCGGCGCGAAAGAGCAAAAGGCGCTGCGGATATTTTTCAAAGAAGTGCGAAAAAACGGGCGGACGGCGAAGCTTTTGGCGCGAGGCGAGCGGTAA
- a CDS encoding ankyrin repeat domain-containing protein, producing the protein MQSFFKFLFNLVAFAAVLFYLSFLGVKFDKFGSSPVPTGFTITPDTKIDPNSELAKYVTQEEIEAFGFGSSDIVCDKEKNATLVPLRAALDRKDTDFVVKFIKDNNLTADVSMRDKRTPLMYSSFRNDVNTSSALINLGADIRAKDRFGLSPMAYAIMLNSVDTAKILLEKGVKFEEVEYVSPHIHTNRYYDSSRFDSIIINDDDNITIRYKYDQGRPETDLNDPQCVESSTRYKSDPFFYVVNRNLPQMAELMLSTGYKPKKFEMGIGLEGIKEEEKNRPLEQSGWAYLGNYENYEPMLEVFIKYDLPSAPNKEQLKETYKVCNDNLKYYTKEKEKYIYKMNQGRDEEAEEKIKKKYDKYKYAPYSLLYEDGLLQYKPKPIDPKMIEEFDKDINFYKQHCPDENATFKDARAFIVWANDEKKIKKIYRFLSRYKNNPTKVIYVDSNRSKSSPSSNLK; encoded by the coding sequence TTGCAAAGCTTTTTTAAATTTCTATTCAATCTCGTAGCCTTTGCCGCCGTCCTCTTTTATCTTTCGTTTTTGGGAGTTAAATTTGATAAATTTGGATCAAGCCCAGTGCCGACTGGTTTTACTATTACTCCGGACACCAAGATAGACCCAAACTCCGAGCTAGCTAAGTACGTAACGCAAGAGGAGATAGAGGCGTTTGGATTTGGTTCGTCCGATATAGTTTGCGATAAAGAGAAAAACGCTACGCTCGTGCCTTTAAGAGCCGCTCTTGATAGAAAAGATACCGATTTCGTAGTTAAATTTATAAAAGATAACAACCTAACCGCCGATGTGAGTATGAGAGATAAAAGAACCCCGCTGATGTACAGCTCTTTTAGAAACGACGTAAATACCTCTAGTGCTCTAATAAATTTAGGGGCCGATATAAGAGCTAAAGATAGATTCGGTCTATCTCCTATGGCTTATGCCATAATGCTAAACTCCGTTGATACCGCCAAAATACTACTGGAAAAAGGGGTTAAATTTGAAGAGGTGGAGTATGTATCTCCTCATATCCATACTAATAGATATTATGACTCTTCTAGGTTTGATTCTATAATAATAAACGATGACGATAATATAACCATACGCTACAAATACGATCAGGGGCGTCCCGAGACGGATTTAAACGATCCTCAATGCGTAGAGTCGAGCACTAGATATAAATCAGATCCGTTTTTCTACGTAGTAAATAGAAATCTACCCCAAATGGCAGAGCTAATGCTAAGCACGGGGTATAAACCTAAAAAATTTGAAATGGGTATCGGGCTAGAAGGCATAAAAGAAGAAGAGAAAAACAGACCGTTAGAACAAAGCGGCTGGGCATATCTAGGCAACTACGAAAACTACGAACCTATGCTTGAGGTATTTATAAAATACGACCTACCGAGCGCTCCAAATAAAGAGCAGTTAAAGGAGACATATAAAGTGTGCAATGATAATTTAAAATATTATACAAAAGAAAAAGAAAAATACATCTATAAAATGAATCAAGGCAGAGACGAAGAGGCCGAAGAAAAGATAAAGAAAAAGTATGATAAATACAAATATGCTCCTTATTCGCTACTATATGAAGACGGTCTTTTACAATACAAACCAAAGCCGATAGACCCAAAAATGATAGAAGAATTTGACAAAGATATAAATTTCTACAAACAACACTGTCCCGACGAAAATGCAACGTTTAAAGACGCAAGAGCTTTTATAGTATGGGCAAATGATGAAAAAAAGATAAAAAAAATATATAGGTTTTTAAGTAGATACAAAAACAACCCAACCAAGGTGATTTACGTAGATAGCAACCGAAGTAAATCTAGCCCAAGCTCAAATTTGAAGTAA
- a CDS encoding formate dehydrogenase-specific chaperone: MDNNLTKARAYFYEFLAYPLFFHEHGGKFDRWREQLAYLATSPVTPQSEAAFANLAKFDFEKFAREQNDVLFDFSYSNIPLNASFYEDGRDDGAARLRVIECLKLSPYRRDKEVCKDSEDYVGFIFLATATFLRDEVTGAANISSKLFTDVTNKFIDEFIKFLSAHKNADFFASYAVILRDFIDLERAVLGVEAPAAPIGDSAAVASMKKEPFQSKMPTAKTKLRWEEFSPVISQEFDD, from the coding sequence ATGGATAATAACTTAACCAAGGCGCGCGCGTACTTTTACGAGTTTTTGGCCTATCCGCTGTTTTTTCACGAGCACGGCGGTAAATTTGACCGCTGGCGCGAGCAGCTAGCCTACCTAGCGACTAGTCCCGTTACGCCCCAGAGCGAGGCCGCGTTTGCGAATTTGGCCAAATTTGACTTTGAGAAATTCGCTAGAGAGCAAAACGACGTGCTTTTTGACTTTTCTTACTCCAACATCCCATTAAACGCCTCCTTTTACGAGGACGGGCGCGACGACGGCGCGGCTAGGCTGCGCGTGATCGAGTGTCTGAAGCTAAGCCCGTACCGCAGAGACAAGGAGGTCTGCAAGGACAGCGAGGACTACGTCGGATTTATATTTTTAGCCACGGCTACCTTTTTGCGCGACGAAGTAACGGGCGCGGCAAATATCAGCAGCAAGCTATTTACAGACGTTACGAATAAATTTATCGACGAATTTATCAAATTTTTATCCGCTCACAAAAATGCCGACTTTTTCGCCTCTTATGCGGTTATCTTGCGCGATTTTATCGATCTTGAGCGCGCGGTGCTAGGCGTGGAGGCTCCTGCGGCGCCGATCGGCGACAGCGCGGCGGTAGCCTCGATGAAAAAAGAGCCGTTTCAAAGCAAGATGCCTACGGCCAAAACCAAACTCCGCTGGGAGGAGTTTTCGCCCGTTATCTCGCAAGAGTTCGACGACTGA